ttgctAAATAATTCCAATGCATTTGTTGTGAATCATAAAAAAATTAGAGAAGAGAAATAACCATACAATTACACAAACCTGATGCACCCCAAACCTTCTGAAAAATTTTGTCGTAAGATGACCTGCTTTTCATTTCACTCCTCAGTCTTGTTATGAGGTCCATCTTTGATACCTTGTTACCTAATCCACAAGACCCGCATAACCATCAGACAGCACTAAcctaaaacataatatttaaaataatagtaataaatactaataataacaacaacaacaacaaatccactaataaaaaaaagctaacttgaaataattgaaaatgcAGTTAGTACTATCACAATACTAAAAGTTGTCAGAAAAGGTCACATTCAGTTTCATCAGCTCATCAATTTGCCTCTCCACAGTAACTGGAGGTTAAGATACTGGATTAAAGGTTTATGGCTGAACTTTCTCCCATTCTGTATTCAAGACAGTTCCAGACTTCCTGGAGTTAACTCCAATCCAGGGTGCCCAAAGGTGAAAATTTGGTTCAACAGCAAATGAATTGTGGTTTCCACCTGTAAAAACaaccaacaataataaaaaataatactataattagtatcattataacaaatatacttttacttaaaaaaaagtaaacattttagcTTAAGAAAAGATAAATATATCTGAACTGTTTGCTTAGTACATCTACTAAACTGAATGCACcaaagacaaaataaacaaacttacATGGCACAAGACCTCTTGCAATAATTTCCAATCTCAGGGAATTCCAAAACCCCTCCACATCTACAAGTCCATCATTTTTCAGTTTCACTTACTACAAAAAAGGTAGTTAGGTAGATGGATAGTTAGGTAGGACGGACGaattgatactttttttttttaattaaacaatgaagacagagagacagataatTCAAACATTAAAATTCAAACAGTTATCATACCTGGCCTGGCATACTAAAAACTCCTTTTCTATGTGCATCCATGATaacaacagatggatggaatCCACACTTTAAGCAGTAAAACTGATAATTGTGGTCAGTCAAGGCTTCAAAGTGCAGATAAGCACAAAGCACAGTATTGCTGCTTGGATAATGCATTCCAGTAGATACAGAAAGAGCTTTACAGACTTGTTCAACTGCAGTGTGAGACTAAAAGAGAAAATTACATATATTGTTCATTGCGTGTTGTGAGGCATgatggagctaaactatgcagaacagCTGTCCTTTAGATGTCTGGACACCCCAGGATATGTGAATCCCTCTACTATACCTGTAGAAAACTTCTAAGCAGCAGACAAAATTTCACACTTAGTATGATGTGGTCATCATAATTATGCAGACCAGAGTTCCATTCTTGGTAGCGATATGAAAGGCCACACACTGGGCATTTCTTGCAATATGtttcaacatctaaaaaaaagcaaacaagcaTGCAGttaatagtaaatacattaaatactcATTGAAATTATTTGCTTCTAGCAAACAAATTCCAACCTTAGATTATTCCTATTGTGACAATTTTGGCTTTCTTCAAGATGAGCAAAGGGTCACTGAGTGGTACTTTTTCACAACGAGCAGAGCATTTTGTTTGGAACAAGTACTTTTGGGAACTCCTTTTCACATAAACTTGTTGTTGATAAAGGAAGGGAAGATGGTATTGCTTTTATGGTGAAAATGTACTGCACCATTTTCTTGAGATTATCATTTGTTGGAGGGTACACGGTGCTCTCAGAATCATCTTTTGCCAAAGAAGAATGATCAGCATCTGCTGGCAATAAAGTCTTTGTAGTCCTCCTCAGTGCTCTTTACTTTTCGGAACCTACGTATTTCGCTTAGATGAAAAAGCAACCACTTGGACACTGCCTTGTGTATGCAGGAGTGCCTCGATCTACTGCAAGGGCAATGCCACGTGTTATTTTTGGCATTATAAAGAACCATGATTCTGCCCAACCGGTTATAAAACAAAACTTTCGGCTCAAATACGGAGATGTAATGCATATGAGATGCACTTCCAATTTCAACATACGATGCAAGACATGTATCTTCTtcctctgcttttttttttttttttgtgcaaatttatGCATGTTTCTTGCGATCCtctgcaaaccatctctgggtGACCATTTTCTGCAAAACCTCTTCCTGTAGAGAAACTTTTGAAGCATCCGATCTGcaatatttaattgattttaggTGGGTACACTCACAGGATTGCATACCAGATCTCCTTTTATAATCAATTACCAAATAACAGACATCAACATCGCAAGTCACCTTATGCAAACTGCCCCATGTCTTTTTAATTACATGGACAAGAATGCAAGGGCCTTTTAAAGATTTTGCCAAAGTGAACACACCATTTTTTTCATCAATGCACAGACTCCAAAGACAAGACTGTGCAGTGGTGTCATGCCCAATATTTGAATGAGCTCTTTGGtggtgttttttaatatttttctttaaaatactaATATTGAAGTGTGGACAATTCACCCTTTGCTCCTGCTTTCTTTGAACAACTGTAACCTTGGCGGTCTCTTGGTTTGGAGTGATAGTAGGATGTGCCATTTGCCCGTTTGGAGGAAGTTTCATCTGCTGGTTTAGAGTGCTAGGTGGAGGTGCCATCTGCCGGTTTAGAGTGCTAGGTGGAGTTGCCATTTGCAGATTTAGAGTGCTAAGTGGAGGTGCCATCTGCCGGTTTAGAGTGCTAGGTGGAGGTGCTATCTGCTGGTTTAGAGTGCTAGGTGGAGTTGCCATTTGCAGATTTAGAGTGCTAGGTGGAGATGCAATCTGCTGGTTTAGAGTGCTAGGTGGAGGTGCCATCTGCCGGTTTAGAGTGCTAGGTGGAGGTGCCATCTGCCGGTTTAGAGTGCTAGGTGGAGGTGTCATCTGCCGGTTTAGAGTGCTAGGTGGAGGTGCCATCTGCCGGTTTAGAGTGCTAGGTGGAGGTGCCACATGCCGGTTTAGAGTGCTAGGTGGAGGTGCCATCTGCCGGTTTAGAGTGCTAGGTGGAGGTGCCATCTGCCGGTTTAGAGTGCTAGGTGGAGGTGCCATCTGCCGGTTTAGAGTGCTAGGTGGAGGTGCCACATGCCGGTTTAGAGTGCTAGGTGGAGGTGCAATCTGCTGGTTTAGAGTGCTAGGTGGAGGTGCCATCTGCCGGTTTAGAGTGCTAGGTGGAGGTGCCATTTGCCGATTTAGAGTGCTAGGTGGAGGTGCCATCTCACAGTTTAGAGTGCTAGGTGGAGGTGCCATCTGCCAGTTTAGAGTGCTAGGTGGAGGTGTCATCTGCCGGTTTAGAATGCTAGGTGGAGGTGCCATCTGCCGGTTTAGAGTGCTAGGTGGAGGTGCCACATGCCGGTTTAGAGTGCTAGGTGGAGGTGCAATCTGCTGGTTTAGAGTGCTAGGTGGAGGTGCCATCTGCCGGTTTAGAGTGCTAGGTGGAGGTGCCATCTGCCGGTTTAGAGTGCTAGATGGAGGTGCCATTTGCTGGTTTAAAGTGCTAGGTGGAGGTGCCATTTGCCGATTTAGAGTGCTAGGTGGAGGTGCCATCTCACAGTTTAGAGTGCTAGGTGGAGGTGCCATCTGCCAGTTTAGAGTGCTAGGTGGAGGTGTCATCTGCCGTTTTAGAGTGCTAGGTGGAGGTGCCATCTGCCGGTTTAGAGTGCTAGGTGGAGGTGCCACATGCCGGTTTAGAGTGCTAGGTGGAGGTGCCATTTGCTAGTTTAGAGTGCTAGGTGGAGGTGCCATTTGCCGGTTTAGAGTGCTAGGTGGAGGTGCCATCTGCCGGTTTAGAGTGCTAGGTGGAGGTGCCATTTGCTAGTTTAGAGTGCTAGGTGGAGGTGCCATTTGCTAGTTTAGAGTGCTAGGTGGAGGTGCCATTTGCTAGTTTAGAGTGCTAGGTGGAGGTGCCATTTGCCGGTTTAGAGTGCTAGGTGGAGGTACCATTTGCCGATTTAGAGTGCTAGGTGGAGGTGCCATCTGCCAGTATAGAGTGATAGGTGGAGGTGCCATCACACTGTTTCGAGTGCTAGGTGGAGGTGCCATCTCACTGTTTAGAGTGCTAGGTGAAGGTGCCATTTGCCGATTTAGAGTGCTAGGTGGAGGTGCCATTTGCTGGTTTAGAGTGCTAGGTGGAGGTGCCATCTGCCGGTTTAGAGTGCTAGATGGAGGTGCCATTTGCTGGTTTAGAGTGCAAGGTGGAGGTGCCATTTGCCGATTTAGAGTGCTAGGTGGAGTTGCCATCTCACGGTTTAAAGTGCTAGCTGGAGGTGCCATCTCACTGTTAAGAGTGCTAGGTGGAGGTGCCATCTCATGGTTTAGAGTGCTAGATGGAGGTGCCATCTCACGGTTTACAGTGCTAGGTGGAGGTGCCATTTGCTGGTTTAGAGTGCTAGGTGGAGGTGCCATTTCACTGTTTATAGTGCTAGGTGGAGATGCCATCTCACTGTTTAGAGTGCTAGGTGGAGGTGCCATCTCACTGTTTAGAGTGCTAGGTGGAGGTGCCATCTCACTGTTTAGAGTGCTAGGTGGAGGTGCCATCTCACAGTTTAGAGTGCTAGGTGGAGGTGCCATCTCACGGTTTAGAGTGCTAGGTGGAGGTGCTATTTGCTGGTTTAGAATGCTAGGTGGAGCTGCCATCTTACGGTTTAGAGTGCTAGGTGGAGGTGCCATTTGCTGGTTTAGAGTGTTAGGTGGAGGTGCCATCTCACGATTTACAGTGCTAGTTGGAGGTCCCATCTGCCAGTTTAGCGTGCTAGGTGGAGGTGCTATCTCACGGTTTAGAGTGCTAGGTGGAGGTGCCATTTGCTGGTTTAGAGTGTTAGGTGGAGGTGCCCTCTCACGATTTACAGTGCTAGGTGGAGGTCCCATCTGCCAGTTTGGCTTGCTAGGTGGATGTGCCATTTGCCGCTTTAGAGTGCTAGATTGAGGTGCCATCTCACGGTTTAAAGTGCTAGGTGGAGGTGCCTTCTCACTGTTTAGAGTGCTAGCTGGAGGTGCCATCTCACTGTTAAGAGTGCTATTTGGAGGTGCCATCTCATGGTTTACAGTGTTAGGTGGAGGTGCCATTTGCTGGTTTAGAGTGATAGGTGGAGGTGCCATTTCACTGTTTATAGTGCTAGGTGGAGGTGCCATTTCACGGTTTAGAGTGCTAGGTTGAGGTGCCATCGCACGGTTTACAGTGCTAGGTGGAGGTGCCGTCTCACTGTTTAGAGTGCTAGGCGGTGGTGCCGTCTGACTGTTTGGAGTGCTAGGTGGAGGTTctagttctagaaatgtggtcagagaagttcagttggtcatcaatcgtaactccaaggctttttaccattttggatgcagtgatggttgctccatccatctggattgaaaagttatggtgaagagtcgggttggcagaaacttcaagcatttccgttttcatgaggttaagctggagatgatgatctttcatccagagtgaaatgtctgacaggcaggctgaaatgcgagctggaaccgagggatcatcagggtgaaaagagaggtatagctgggtgtcgtcagcatagcagtggtaggaaaaaccatgtttctggatgactgttcctaaagatgccgtgtagatagagaagagaagtggcccaagcacagagccctgaggtaccccagtgtatagatgctgtaggttg
This region of Danio aesculapii chromosome 4, fDanAes4.1, whole genome shotgun sequence genomic DNA includes:
- the LOC130223511 gene encoding basic salivary proline-rich protein 2-like; the protein is MAPQPSTLNREMAPPPSTINSEMAPPPITLNQQMAPPPNTVNHEMAPPNSTLNSEMAPPASTLNSEKAPPPSTLNREMAPQSSTLKRQMAHPPSKPNWQMGPPPSTVNRERAPPPNTLNQQMAPPPSTLNREIAPPPSTLNWQMGPPTSTVNREMAPPPNTLNQQMAPPPSTLNRKMAAPPSILNQQIAPPPSTLNREMAPPPSTLNCEMAPPPSTLNSEMAPPPSTLNSEMAPPPSTLNSEMASPPSTINSEMAPPPSTLNQQMAPPPSTVNREMAPPSSTLNHEMAPPPSTLNSEMAPPASTLNREMATPPSTLNRQMAPPPCTLNQQMAPPSSTLNRQMAPPPSTLNQQMAPPPSTLNRQMAPSPSTLNSEMAPPPSTRNSVMAPPPITLYWQMAPPPSTLNRQMVPPPSTLNRQMAPPPSTLN